In Daucus carota subsp. sativus chromosome 4, DH1 v3.0, whole genome shotgun sequence, one DNA window encodes the following:
- the LOC135151949 gene encoding uncharacterized protein LOC135151949: MKKNAPDESEPCDAEVFVKTRTRDAGREYKTSTKTMKKKIDKINKKINSGEAADEMLLDKEHGPTWLLGRCKKPQKLSAAAPTDTYVKELTTKIKEGLAAEVEEKVKKIQEEVDEQVNRKVQQNLASVLKKLGEANPFTIDVTELCAHVASDNDDGTPMTKGTSF, encoded by the exons ATG aaaaagaATGCCCCAGATGAGTCTGAACCATGTGATGCAGAGGTTTTTGTGAAAACTCGGACTCGTGATGCAGGACGCGAGTACAAGACCAGTactaaaacaatgaaaaagaaaatt gataaaattaacaaaaaaatcaattccgGGGAGGCTGCTGATGAAATGCTTTTGGATAAAGAGCATGGCCCGACTTGGCTCTTAGGGAGATGCAAGAAGCCGCAAAAACTATCAGCTGCTGCTCCAACGGATACATATGTCAAAGAATTGACAACAAAAATTAAGGAAGGCCTTGCTGCTGAAGTCGAGGAAAAAGTGAAGAAAATCCAAGAAGAGGTAGATGAGCAGGTAAACAGGAAGGTGCAACAAAATTTGGCATCGGTCCTTAAGAAACTTGGTGAAGCAAACCCGTTCACAATTGATGTTACAGAGCTGTGTGCACATGTGGCCAGTGACAATGACGATGGCACACCAATGACTAAAGGCACCAGCTTCTAG
- the LOC135152164 gene encoding protein MAIN-LIKE 1-like, which yields MDDILSGPVSGAVIVDNSYHVSSDVWNGVERGPLECMSSNRSLRHWVLSDAQREILHMVGFGVFANLGIVLQNDTRLVSALVERWRPETNTFFMRQGEMTVTLEDVGYILGLPVVGRPLVGDGIDGNQSYFERAWFEELTPHQVKDGFTRGGVRLTWLFETYGSADPGPDPRRIAVHTQAYMFFVVGSILFPTSSRNVVHPRYIRHLRTLSHVRTWSWGSAVLSYLYRGLTTAAQKGLDCGRQEETGEAG from the coding sequence ATGGATGATATTTTGTCGGGTCCTGTTAGTGGAGCAGTTATCGTGGATAACTCATACCATGTGAGTTCAGATGTTTGGAATGGAGTCGAGCGTGGTCCTCTGGAGTGTATGTCTAGCAACCGGTCTTTAAGGCATTGGGTTCTTTCAGACGCGCAGAGGGAGATTTTGCATATGGTTGGCTTTGGCGTGTTTGCCAACCTTGGGATTGTTCTTCAGAATGATACCAGGCTTGTTAGTGCATTAGTGGAGAGGTGGCGGCCCGAGACCAATACCTTCTTCATGAGGCAGGGGGAGATGACAGTCACTCTAGAGGATGTTGGCTACATACTAGGATTACCTGTTGTGGGTCGGCCACTAGTTGGAGATGGTATTGACGGTAACCAGTCATATTTCGAGAGGGCATGGTTTGAGGAATTGACTCCTCACCAGGTGAAGGATGGCTTTACTAGAGGAGGGGTGAGGCTGACTTGGTTGTTTGAGACCTATGGGAGTGCTGATCCAGGTCCTGATCCGAGGCGTATAGCTGTTCACACACAGGCCTATATGTTCTTCGTGGTAGGCTCTATCCTTTTTCCTACTAGTAGTAGGAATGTTGTCCATCCACGCTATATCAGGCATCTTCGCACACTGAGCCATGTGCGTACATGGTCGTGGGGATCAGCAGTCCTTTCATATCTGTACAGGGGTCTGACTACAGCTGCACAGAAGGGGTTGGATTGTGGGCGGCAAGAGGAAACGGGGGAGGCGGGATAG
- the LOC135152165 gene encoding uncharacterized protein LOC135152165, producing the protein MSNRVIGCKTAKEIWDALEIRCQGTKAIKKNKRTILTQEYEHFDSKAEDSNLKFLLALPEKWDLKVTTIRDNHNLEDMTLDDIFGRLKTYELEMEQKSKRHGDTEDSDGEMMQLAALMVKSFKKIAYKKFNKGRNFPRKDRNSDKTNYRKNDGKEEKSGKADKSKYTCFNCGEKGHFATECKKAKKEKEQAFITKKESWADSSESEEEVNYALMANTDNSSGAVETKVPHSTLAFDTEDMTELRLFLKTLHVSYRDQTLENDTLKSEVLDVKKMNDYLEKELVQMLEVQKERADSIFIKDELLKRNASLESELAKEREIIKTWTNSGKITQNILESGNWKKGLGYTDKNEAESVKQGSIKSETPKVASVRFVAESKTHDKSKTDKPKQVNIGLMTQKQLKHKVKEVKQEYRIKEPRKNRNGKYVAFYLYIISQICDRGYHVNFLEEHCEVVSKSTGKTVLKGYRHGNIYEAKLTLNSAICLLSKSSVEDSWNWHKKLSHLNFSNINELVKKDLVRGLPKSVFTPDGLCDSCQKAKQRKSSFKSKTEFSILEPYHLLHVDLFGPVNIMSIAKKKYTLVIVDECTRFTWVYFLHSKDETSSLLIEHVKQLDKISKDAVKIIRSDNGTEFKNSKMEEFCKANGIKQEFSTPGTPQQNGVVERKNRTLIEAARTMLEEAKLPTYFWAEAVQTACFTQNATLINKHGKTPFEMADEGIFVGYPLSTKAFRVYNLRTRVVMESIHVSFDDKKITGLEDFDEHEQLRFEDEDAFSDSINSDSEHISEFITSHQQPQAHAEGEHFHNEHLDENDENTAENVNSDSDSTNSDNSTSENHETTSSGGASENQNNTGDSMDHGGGSDSRSQLPHERKWTKSHTPDLIIGDPDAGVQTRSATANECLFHSFLSQTEPKKVEEALKDAEWVTEMQEELNEFERNKMDVKSAFLNGKLEEEVYVEQPPGNPVQHSMTKHISIRYHFIREHMMEGTVELHFVPTDQQLADIFTKPLAEATFTRLVNELGMISGPF; encoded by the exons aTGTCCAACAGggtaattggatgcaaaactgcaaaggagatatgggatgccttggaaatcagatgtcaaggaactaaagccatcaaaaagaacaaaagaaccatacttactcaagagtatgaacactttgattctaaggctg aggattcaaatctcaaattcctactagctcttcctgaaaagtgggatttgaaggtgACCACCATAAGAGATAATCATAATCTTGAGGATATGACTcttgatgatatctttggaagactgaaaacctatgaacttgagatggaacaaaaaagcaaacgacatggag ATACTGAGGATAGTGAtggtgagatgatgcagctagcagcattgatggttaagAGTTTCAAAAAGATAGCTTACAAGAAGTTTAACAAAGGAAGGAATTTCCCaagaaaagacagaaactctgataagacaAACTACAGGAAGAATgatggcaaagaagaaaaatctggaaaagctgataagtccaAATATACCtgctttaactgtggtgaaaagggtcattttgcaactgagtgcaagaaggccaagaaagaaaaagaacaagccTTCATCACCAAGAAAgaaagctgggcagactcatcagaatcagaggaagaagtcaactatgcattgatggcaaacactgataaCAGCTCTGGagctgttgaaactaaggtacctcattccactcttgcctttgatactgaagatatgaCTGAGTTAAgactgttccttaaaactttgcatgttagttatagagatcagactttagaaaatgacacATTAAAATCTGAGGTCCTAGATGTTAAGAAAatgaatgattatcttgagaaagaactagttcagatgttggaagttcagaaagaaagagctGATTCTATCTTCATTAAAGATGAGTTATTAAAGagaaatgcttctcttgaatcagaacttgctaaggaaagagagataatcaaaacatggactaactcaggaaaaatcactcagaatatcttagaaagtggaaactggaagaagggtctaggatacactgataaaaatgaagctgagtctgTTAAGCAAGGATCTATTAAATCTGAAACACCTAAGGTTGCATCAGTcagatttgttgctgaatcaaagACTCATGACAAATCCAAAACTGATAagcctaaacaggttaatataggcttaatgactcagaaacagcttaaacataaggtCAAAGAGGTAAAACAAGAatacaggattaaggaacctaggaagaacagaaatgggaag TATGTGGCATTCTATCTATACAT CAtaagtcagatctgtgacagaggatatcatgtcaatttcctTGAGGAACATTGTGAAGTAGTTAGCAAAAGCACTGGAAAGactgttctgaaaggatatagacatggtaacatctatgaagccaagcttaCTTTAaactctgcaatctgtctactaaGCAAATCCAGTGTTGAAGATAGCTGgaattggcacaagaaactttctcacctgaacttcagtAATAtcaatgagttagtaaagaaagatcttgtaagaGGACTGCCCAAATCAGTATTTACACCAGATGGTCTTTGTGATTCATGCCAGAAAGCAAAACAAAGGAAATCATCATTCAAGAGTAAAACTGAGTTCTCTATTCTTGAGCCTTATCATCTgctacatgttgatctttttggtccagtaaatatcatgtccattgcaaagaaaaaatatactctggtcattgttgatgaatgtACCAGATTTacctgggtatattttcttcacagtaAAGATGAGACATCTTCTCTTCTGATTGAACATGTCAAGCAAttggacaaaatttctaaagatgcagtaaagatcatcaggagtgataatggcactgagttcaagaattctaagatggaagagttctgcaaagcaaatggcatCAAGCAAGAATTCTCaacacctggaacaccacagcaaaatggtgttgtggaaagaaagaacagaactctgatagaagctgctagaaccatgctgGAAGAAGCAAAGttgccaacttacttctgggctgaggctgtgcaaactgcttgcttcacacaAAATGCTACactgataaataagcatgggaaaacaccatttgagatg gctgatgaaggaatctttgttgggtATCCTCTGTCAACCAAagctttcagagtttacaatctgagaacaagagtagtcatggaatcaattcatgtcTCGTTTGATGACAAAAAGATAACTGGGCtggaagattttgatgaacatgagcaactgagatttgaagatgaagatgcattctctgactccataaactctgattctgaacatatatcagagtttatcactTCACATCaacaacctcaagcacatgctgagggggagcattttCACAATGAACatctggatgaaaatgatgaaaacACGGCAGAAAAcgtaaactctgattctgattctacaaactctgataactctacatcagaaaatcatgagactacatcttcagggggagcatcagagaatcagaataaCACTGGAGATagcatggatcatgggggaggatctgATTCCAggagtcaactgccacatgaaaggaagtggacaaagtctcatacaccagatctaataattggagatccagatgctggagtacagacaagatctgcaactgcaaatgAGTGCTTATTTCATTCATtcctatctcagacagaacccaAGAAAGTGGAGGAGGCTCTTAAAGATGCTGAATGGGTAACAgaaatgcaagaagagctcaatgaatttgagagaaacaaa atggatgtaaagagtgcttttctcaatgggaaACTGGAGGAAGAggtgtatgttgaacaacctccag gaaatccagtacagcattctatgaccaagcacatcagcattAGATATCACTTCATCAGGGAACAtatgatggaaggaacagtggaACTACATTTTGTTcctacagatcagcagttggcagatatcttcaccaaacctttggctgaagcaacattcaccAGATTAGTAAATGaactagggatgatctctggtcctttCTAA